Within the Mycobacterium gordonae genome, the region CCATGGATGAGGCCGCACGGGTTCTGGCCGACCCCGCGGCCTACGCCGACGAGAAGCGACTGCACGAGGCGCTCACCCACCTGCGGGCGCACGCTCCGGTGTCCTGGGTCGACGTGGCGGGATACCGGCCGTTCTGGGCGATTACCAAGCACGCCGACGTGATGGCGATCGAGCGCCAGAACGATCTGTTCACCAACCATCCCCGCCTGCTGCTGATGGTCACCGAGTTGGAGGAGAAGCTGCTCGCAGACCAGGAGGCGGGGATCGGTCTGCGCACCCTGATCCACATGGACGACCCTCATCACCGCGACATGCGCAAGATCGGAGTCGACTGGTTTCGTCCAAAGGCGATGCGGGCCTTGAAAACCCGCTGTGACGAGCTGGCCAAGATCTACGTCGACAAGATGCTCGAGCGCGGGTCGGAGCTGGATTTCGTGCAAGAGATCGCGGTGAATTACCCGCTCTACGTGATTCTTTCGCTACTCGGCCTGCCGGAGTCGGATTTCCCGCGCATGCTCAAGCTCACTCAGGAGATGTTCGGTGGTGACGACACCGAACTGCGCCGTGGCGAGGTCAACACCGACGTCCTTGCGACACTGCTGGACTTCTTCAACTACTTCTCCGCATTGACCGCAGCACGCCGGGAGCATCCGACCGAGGACCTGGCATCAGCGATCGCCAACGCCACCATCAACGGCGAGCCGCTGTCCGACATGGACACCATCTCCTACTACGTGATCGTGGCCAGCGCCGGCCACGACACCACCAGTGCCGCGATTTCCGGCGGACTGCTGGCGCTGTTGGAGAATCCCGGTGAGCTCCGGCGACTGCAGCAGGACACCGGGCTGATGGGCACGGCGGTCGAGGAGATGATCCGCTGGGTGGTGCCGGTCAAGGAGTTCATGCGCACCGCGCAGGCCGACACCGAAGTGCGCGGTGTGCCGATCGCGAAGGGCGAATCCGTGCTGCTGTCTTACGTTTCGGCCAACCGGGACGAAGAGGTGTTCACCGACCCGTTCCGGTTCGATGTCGGACGCGACCCCAATAAGCATCTGTCGTTCGGACACGGCGTGCATTTCTGCCTGGGCGCCGCGCTGGCCCGCCTGGAGATGAACAGCTTCTTCTCTGAACTGATACCGCGCATCAAATCCATTGAGATGGCTGATGATCCGCAATTGATCGCCACTACCTTCGTCGGCGGCCCCAAGCACCTGCCGATCAGGTACTCGCTGAGGTGATCAGCGGACCCCGAGAACTTTGGCAGCGCGATCTGCGGCCGTCGGCCCGGCGAGTTGTCGCAACAACAACATCCCGTCGATGAGTGCCAAGCTCGCCTCGGCTTCGGCGCGCCGCCGCTTCGTGGTTCCGGTGAAAAACCGTGCCAACCAGTCGATCCAGCCTTCGGTGAGCGGAGCGGCGAGGTCGTGGTACGGCGTCACACCGGCGGCGGCAAGTCCGCACACCTCGAAGTAGACCGCGAAGAGCGGATCGAACTCGTCGGTGGCCAGGACCTTGAAGGCGGTGCTGACCAGCTGGCGATGGCCGTCAGCGGGTTCGGTCAGTGCACGGGCCAGTGTCTGCTGCAGCCTGTTGCCGATCTCGACGAGGACGTCGGTGACGAGGGTGGTCTTACTGGGAAAGTAATAGACGATCATGCGGTCGCTGGTGCCGAGGTGTCTGGCCAGTCCGCCGAAGGTCAGCGAGCTGAGCCCGCCGGTCAGCGCCATCCCGACGGCATCGTCGAGGATCTGTTCGCGCGTGTACT harbors:
- a CDS encoding cytochrome P450, giving the protein MSTRTMDEAARVLADPAAYADEKRLHEALTHLRAHAPVSWVDVAGYRPFWAITKHADVMAIERQNDLFTNHPRLLLMVTELEEKLLADQEAGIGLRTLIHMDDPHHRDMRKIGVDWFRPKAMRALKTRCDELAKIYVDKMLERGSELDFVQEIAVNYPLYVILSLLGLPESDFPRMLKLTQEMFGGDDTELRRGEVNTDVLATLLDFFNYFSALTAARREHPTEDLASAIANATINGEPLSDMDTISYYVIVASAGHDTTSAAISGGLLALLENPGELRRLQQDTGLMGTAVEEMIRWVVPVKEFMRTAQADTEVRGVPIAKGESVLLSYVSANRDEEVFTDPFRFDVGRDPNKHLSFGHGVHFCLGAALARLEMNSFFSELIPRIKSIEMADDPQLIATTFVGGPKHLPIRYSLR
- a CDS encoding TetR/AcrR family transcriptional regulator; the protein is MGHKYTREQILDDAVGMALTGGLSSLTFGGLARHLGTSDRMIVYYFPSKTTLVTDVLVEIGNRLQQTLARALTEPADGHRQLVSTAFKVLATDEFDPLFAVYFEVCGLAAAGVTPYHDLAAPLTEGWIDWLARFFTGTTKRRRAEAEASLALIDGMLLLRQLAGPTAADRAAKVLGVR